In Synergistaceae bacterium DZ-S4, one genomic interval encodes:
- a CDS encoding peptidoglycan DD-metalloendopeptidase family protein, with the protein MIKKHKRTIMFFSPLIIVAAAALSLYAAGELCFHDPRSASGEEVISIGGRDLLNMSNLSPAERELYRTLSKNGGIVTDKLISAMGNNRHWDEFILKMEESPENAAKKYRIPTEDLLRINGIDGRRERKGDVVIYVPRGREHIEETASFVKEMKKREAEFLMQKKLISVTAYIVIEGDTLWSIAEMFGLSADTILGSNSPEKISSLLPGTVLRIPDRDGIFVKVREGESIKRLSSLYGTKTDQVCAANGIDQDSPLPSGREVFLPGANYAAVIETETGMVKIASGREHLLRNILIWPVRGRVSSLFGWRGHSYASAGSFHSGLDIVAPYGRAIVSAMDGVVAYSGWMGGYGKTVVVDHADGVTTLYGHCSELAVQKGDPVYSGQLISYVGSTGKSTGSHLHFEVRKDSFPVDPLSALR; encoded by the coding sequence ATGATAAAAAAGCATAAGAGGACGATAATGTTCTTTTCTCCATTGATCATCGTGGCAGCCGCAGCACTGTCGTTGTATGCGGCAGGAGAGCTGTGCTTTCATGACCCGAGGAGCGCTTCGGGTGAAGAAGTGATATCAATAGGCGGAAGGGACCTGCTTAACATGTCCAATCTTTCACCTGCCGAAAGGGAGCTGTACCGCACACTGTCTAAAAACGGCGGAATAGTGACTGACAAGCTGATCTCCGCCATGGGCAACAACAGACATTGGGACGAGTTCATACTTAAAATGGAGGAATCACCCGAAAATGCCGCAAAAAAATACCGGATCCCGACAGAAGACCTTCTGAGGATAAACGGCATTGACGGACGAAGAGAGAGAAAAGGAGATGTAGTGATCTATGTGCCCAGGGGCAGGGAGCACATTGAAGAGACTGCATCCTTCGTCAAAGAAATGAAAAAACGTGAAGCAGAATTTTTAATGCAGAAAAAACTGATCTCTGTGACCGCGTATATAGTAATAGAGGGGGATACGCTCTGGTCGATCGCTGAAATGTTCGGCCTGAGCGCCGATACGATACTGGGGTCAAACAGTCCGGAAAAAATCAGCAGCCTTTTGCCGGGTACAGTTCTGAGGATACCTGACAGAGATGGGATCTTTGTCAAAGTCCGGGAAGGGGAAAGCATCAAAAGGCTTTCTTCCCTCTATGGCACGAAAACAGATCAGGTCTGTGCCGCCAATGGGATCGACCAGGATTCGCCGCTTCCTTCAGGCAGAGAGGTATTTTTGCCCGGTGCAAATTATGCCGCGGTAATAGAGACAGAAACCGGAATGGTCAAGATCGCATCCGGAAGAGAGCACCTGCTGCGAAATATCCTTATTTGGCCTGTCAGGGGAAGAGTTTCCAGCCTTTTTGGCTGGAGAGGCCACTCTTATGCCTCAGCAGGCAGTTTCCACTCAGGCCTGGACATAGTGGCTCCATACGGGAGGGCGATAGTTTCAGCCATGGATGGCGTAGTCGCCTATTCAGGATGGATGGGAGGGTACGGCAAAACAGTTGTTGTGGATCACGCAGACGGGGTCACGACCCTTTACGGACACTGCAGCGAACTGGCTGTACAAAAAGGAGATCCCGTATATTCGGGCCAACTCATTTCGTATGTCGGAAGCACAGGAAAATCAACAGGCAGTCACCTTCACTTTGAGGTAAGAAAGGACAGCTTCCCGGTCGATCCCCTTAGTGCTCTCAGATAA
- a CDS encoding GspE/PulE family protein — protein sequence MTLKPMPSPEEILELIPSGISLDTLRDKGMIPLKKSGGVMTVGLSDLSAFSEAQLIASKAGMPCETEIYPASEIQHIIRSLYDIKSGIVMDTLSSIEEVNDLSELVRQEVMSDTVDAPVIRLVNGLIVESLKERATDIHIEPYEDRVTVRYRIDGVLHDKYSLSKGHQAPVTSRVKVMANLDIAERFVPQDGRIGISLGERMVDIRVSSLPTQHGERIVMRLLDRARGLLSLEELGMKPDERKRLDDLIRRPNGMILFTGPTGSGKSTSLYAILQALARPEVNIITVEDPIEYDLPGVGQVQVNDRAGLTFSASLRSILRQDPDIIMIGEMRDFDTAHIGIQSSLTGHLVLSTLHTNDSISAVTRLTDMGIEPYLVSGSLLGIVAQRLVRRICPHCREEVPASGVILEHGIKKAWRGRGCEKCKNTGYIGRFGLYEQFDVTPEIQAAIAEKAPSSELRRLARTNGFFTLLELGIKAVANGETTPEEMLRVVGEV from the coding sequence ATGACGCTCAAGCCGATGCCCTCACCCGAAGAGATCCTGGAGCTTATCCCCTCAGGTATAAGTCTGGACACTCTTCGCGACAAGGGGATGATACCGCTGAAAAAGTCGGGCGGGGTCATGACTGTAGGCCTTTCGGACCTCTCGGCCTTTTCAGAAGCCCAGCTCATAGCATCAAAAGCAGGCATGCCCTGCGAGACAGAGATATATCCGGCATCTGAAATACAGCATATCATAAGGAGCCTTTACGACATAAAAAGCGGCATCGTTATGGATACGCTCAGCTCAATAGAAGAGGTGAACGACCTTTCAGAGCTGGTCCGTCAGGAAGTTATGAGCGATACCGTGGACGCTCCTGTCATAAGACTTGTAAACGGACTGATAGTTGAATCGCTGAAGGAAAGGGCGACAGACATACACATAGAGCCCTATGAAGACAGGGTCACTGTCAGATACAGGATAGACGGCGTGCTTCACGACAAATACAGCCTCTCCAAAGGACACCAGGCACCTGTCACAAGCAGAGTCAAAGTTATGGCGAACCTTGACATAGCTGAGAGGTTCGTCCCTCAGGACGGAAGGATAGGGATAAGCCTGGGGGAGAGAATGGTCGACATAAGGGTCAGCTCACTTCCGACTCAGCATGGAGAGAGGATCGTAATGAGACTTCTTGACAGGGCAAGAGGACTTCTGTCGCTTGAGGAGCTTGGCATGAAGCCGGATGAAAGAAAAAGGCTGGACGACCTGATAAGACGGCCCAACGGCATGATACTCTTCACCGGACCTACCGGTTCAGGCAAAAGCACGAGCCTTTACGCTATCCTCCAGGCCCTTGCAAGACCCGAGGTAAACATCATAACCGTGGAAGACCCCATTGAATATGACCTGCCCGGTGTCGGACAGGTCCAGGTAAACGATAGGGCCGGACTTACCTTTTCTGCCTCGCTGAGGTCGATACTGCGCCAGGACCCCGACATCATAATGATCGGAGAAATGCGGGACTTCGACACAGCCCATATAGGCATACAGTCTTCCCTTACCGGACACCTGGTGCTCTCGACGCTGCACACCAACGATTCCATAAGCGCTGTAACAAGGCTTACCGATATGGGGATCGAACCGTACCTGGTTTCAGGTTCCCTGCTGGGGATCGTAGCCCAGAGGCTGGTAAGGAGGATCTGCCCCCATTGCAGGGAAGAGGTCCCCGCTTCGGGAGTTATTCTTGAACACGGAATAAAAAAGGCATGGCGGGGCAGAGGATGCGAAAAGTGCAAAAACACCGGATATATCGGACGTTTCGGCCTTTATGAGCAATTTGACGTCACACCGGAGATACAGGCAGCAATAGCGGAAAAAGCCCCTTCTTCAGAACTGCGCAGACTGGCACGGACGAATGGTTTCTTCACCCTTCTCGAACTGGGCATAAAAGCAGTGGCAAACGGCGAAACGACCCCCGAAGAAATGCTGCGGGTAGTCGGAGAGGTGTAA
- a CDS encoding sel1 repeat family protein, whose product MKKIVLFLFFSLFLFLFVSPYPAYAGSPEYDQAYAVYQSQGAGAALPLFKKIVESKPDPDAMWMLGYIYKNQSNFDTMYAESAKWYKSYLQFPFVKKEYAMQELGEMYMSGGYGVEKDLAQARYYFEKLVESGWSNKDWSKFPLNNLTIVIGQQMAGYTKDDADYVKAGKALSKNKPKDAVAPLKQSAEYKNPDAMEVLGIMYKYGIGVEQDYFEAASWFRKAAEKELPYSMLNMGKLYEKGNGVTQDDTIAREWYKKSALAGNEEARTILTEKMVRDPLVPETAIEMIGNMRYAKDGLPWGEAVSKFILKPKWEYYYHDMEGHVVKLRGYYEDAQKEKHSIEIKYFLKCEPNIEDGSKAFSIKRLSSTVKDEKTKDGIPDWLAYELE is encoded by the coding sequence ATGAAAAAAATTGTTTTGTTTTTATTTTTTTCCCTTTTCCTCTTCCTTTTTGTCTCGCCCTATCCGGCATACGCGGGCAGCCCTGAGTATGACCAGGCTTACGCTGTCTACCAAAGCCAGGGAGCAGGGGCAGCTCTTCCGCTCTTCAAAAAAATAGTTGAAAGCAAACCTGACCCTGATGCGATGTGGATGCTCGGCTATATTTACAAGAACCAGTCTAACTTCGATACGATGTACGCCGAGAGCGCAAAGTGGTACAAGAGCTATCTGCAGTTCCCCTTTGTCAAAAAAGAATATGCAATGCAGGAATTGGGCGAAATGTATATGTCCGGGGGATATGGCGTGGAAAAGGACCTTGCTCAGGCAAGGTATTATTTTGAAAAACTCGTTGAATCGGGTTGGTCAAACAAGGATTGGTCGAAGTTCCCCTTAAATAACCTGACCATTGTCATAGGCCAGCAGATGGCCGGTTACACAAAGGATGACGCCGACTATGTCAAAGCAGGAAAGGCCCTTTCAAAAAACAAACCAAAGGATGCCGTTGCACCTCTTAAGCAGTCAGCGGAATACAAGAACCCAGACGCAATGGAAGTTTTGGGTATCATGTACAAATACGGCATAGGTGTCGAGCAGGACTATTTCGAAGCTGCTTCATGGTTCAGAAAGGCTGCGGAAAAAGAGCTTCCATATTCTATGCTCAACATGGGAAAACTCTATGAAAAGGGAAACGGCGTGACACAGGACGACACGATCGCGAGGGAATGGTATAAAAAATCCGCGCTCGCAGGAAATGAAGAGGCGAGGACGATACTTACCGAAAAGATGGTAAGGGATCCCCTGGTGCCAGAGACAGCCATTGAGATGATCGGAAATATGAGGTATGCAAAGGACGGGCTTCCCTGGGGAGAAGCCGTGAGCAAATTCATACTTAAACCAAAGTGGGAATATTACTACCATGATATGGAGGGGCACGTGGTAAAGCTGCGTGGATATTATGAAGACGCGCAAAAAGAAAAACACTCCATAGAAATAAAGTACTTTTTAAAATGCGAACCCAATATCGAGGACGGATCGAAGGCATTTTCGATCAAACGCCTCAGTTCGACCGTCAAGGACGAAAAGACAAAAGACGGCATCCCCGACTGGCTAGCCTACGAACTGGAATGA
- a CDS encoding threonine synthase: MNFICAKCGIKESTSTRKPKCDCGGLWKLDFNAPRYDPSRIDKSIWGMFRYKAFMALEDDTWRQVTLGEGMTPIVSFSDDVLLKMDYFMPTLSFKDRGAAVLIAHCKAIGVDSVVQDSSGNAGNSIAAYCGRCGIDCEIFVPEGTSPKKIDMIKAHGARVNIVPGSRDNCADACRAKVEKEGKYYANHVYNPFFYEGTKTYIYEVYEQLGRIPENIFIPLGNGTLFIGAIKGLEELLAAGVIDRMPNIVAIQSENCDPFVKAAEAGEKVPAKITPKPTLAEGIAIGRPARGEEILEYIYRYHVRLIRAPEDKILEARSLLAEKGIYCEHTTAANYAAYLKYCEVHGKTPDSLLTMCGAGLKSDH; this comes from the coding sequence ATGAATTTTATCTGTGCCAAATGCGGCATTAAAGAAAGCACGTCGACCCGAAAGCCGAAGTGTGACTGCGGAGGGCTCTGGAAGCTTGATTTTAATGCGCCCCGCTATGATCCGTCGCGTATAGACAAAAGCATCTGGGGAATGTTCCGCTACAAAGCGTTCATGGCCCTGGAGGACGATACATGGCGTCAGGTTACTCTCGGAGAGGGAATGACCCCGATAGTAAGCTTCAGCGATGATGTGCTCCTCAAAATGGATTATTTCATGCCGACCCTCTCCTTCAAGGACAGGGGCGCAGCGGTCCTTATAGCCCACTGCAAAGCGATAGGTGTGGATTCTGTCGTACAGGACAGCAGCGGCAACGCCGGAAACAGCATCGCGGCATACTGCGGAAGATGCGGAATTGACTGTGAGATCTTTGTGCCGGAGGGAACGTCTCCGAAAAAGATCGACATGATAAAGGCGCACGGTGCGCGAGTGAACATAGTCCCGGGATCCCGCGACAACTGCGCCGATGCCTGCAGGGCCAAGGTGGAAAAAGAGGGGAAGTACTACGCGAACCACGTGTATAACCCCTTCTTCTACGAGGGGACCAAGACCTACATATACGAAGTTTACGAGCAACTGGGGAGAATTCCTGAGAACATTTTCATCCCGCTCGGAAACGGCACGCTTTTTATAGGCGCGATAAAAGGGCTCGAAGAACTTCTTGCCGCCGGGGTGATCGACAGGATGCCCAACATAGTGGCTATCCAGAGCGAAAACTGCGATCCCTTTGTGAAGGCGGCGGAGGCCGGCGAAAAAGTTCCGGCAAAGATTACTCCCAAGCCCACTCTCGCGGAGGGGATAGCCATTGGCCGCCCGGCCCGCGGTGAAGAGATACTTGAGTACATCTACAGGTATCATGTCAGGCTGATAAGAGCTCCGGAAGACAAGATACTTGAAGCGAGGTCCCTATTGGCAGAAAAGGGCATCTACTGTGAACACACGACTGCCGCAAATTACGCCGCATACCTTAAATACTGCGAGGTGCACGGAAAAACGCCCGACAGCCTGCTTACGATGTGCGGGGCGGGACTCAAATCAGATCATTGA
- a CDS encoding type II secretion system F family protein, with amino-acid sequence MPLFKAEVYTAGGRQKELRKEAAGENELLRELISDGLTVINIKEENSRSLNIFSGRRKKAKQIRLEDQHLFCITLSSYIKSGLSITEVLSLLQRQTRNKYLRPVYTELRESVEGGRSLAASMRVAGVFRESLVGMVESGERSASLPDILEKAAELIHNEIHLRRKLRSSLTYPLLMFIVGMAVAVFLLTFVVPRLTVLVIDSGAELPFVTRLLILISDAVRVGFIPFLAALLIVFIFLRKSGRSISIPIFREIKENIAFSMIFSQTGTLLRSGLPLILALKLTEPLDPVKGRLQTVQEHIKKGYRFSQGLEKEGSFPEEIVSVVRVSENGRDLSDGLIRLGSNCWDIAQSSMQKYAELAEPIIILVMGFLVGFVVIAVLLPIFDLSTLATR; translated from the coding sequence TTGCCCCTTTTCAAAGCTGAGGTATACACGGCAGGCGGCCGTCAAAAAGAGCTCCGGAAAGAGGCAGCAGGTGAAAATGAGCTTCTCAGGGAGCTTATATCCGATGGACTGACCGTAATAAATATAAAAGAGGAAAACAGCAGAAGTCTCAATATTTTCTCAGGGCGCAGGAAAAAAGCGAAGCAGATCAGACTGGAGGATCAGCATCTCTTCTGCATCACACTCTCTTCCTACATCAAAAGCGGACTTTCGATCACTGAAGTACTCAGCCTGCTGCAAAGACAGACGAGAAACAAATACCTCAGGCCCGTTTACACTGAGCTTAGGGAATCTGTCGAGGGCGGCCGCTCACTTGCAGCTTCAATGCGTGTCGCAGGGGTCTTCAGGGAGAGCCTGGTCGGGATGGTCGAATCAGGGGAAAGATCCGCATCCCTTCCCGACATACTGGAAAAAGCTGCGGAACTAATACACAACGAGATCCATCTGCGAAGGAAGCTTCGTTCCTCGCTTACATATCCGCTTCTGATGTTCATCGTAGGAATGGCAGTGGCAGTCTTTCTGCTTACCTTTGTGGTCCCGAGGCTGACAGTGCTCGTAATTGATTCGGGAGCCGAACTTCCCTTTGTGACCCGTCTTTTGATCCTCATATCCGATGCTGTAAGGGTGGGCTTTATTCCATTCCTGGCAGCTCTGCTGATCGTTTTTATATTCTTGCGCAAAAGCGGTAGAAGCATTTCCATCCCTATATTCAGAGAGATAAAAGAAAACATTGCATTCTCAATGATATTTTCACAGACCGGAACGCTTCTGAGATCCGGCTTGCCGCTTATCCTGGCGCTTAAGCTCACAGAACCGCTGGATCCCGTTAAGGGCAGGCTACAGACTGTGCAGGAGCACATAAAAAAAGGATACAGGTTTTCGCAGGGACTTGAAAAAGAGGGTTCCTTCCCCGAGGAGATAGTTTCAGTGGTAAGGGTGAGCGAAAACGGGAGGGATCTTTCCGACGGCCTGATCCGCCTGGGGAGCAACTGCTGGGACATCGCCCAGTCATCGATGCAAAAATACGCTGAGCTTGCAGAGCCAATAATAATACTTGTGATGGGTTTTCTTGTGGGATTCGTAGTTATAGCAGTGCTTCTGCCGATATTTGACCTTTCGACACTTGCAACGAGATAA
- the gspG gene encoding type II secretion system major pseudopilin GspG has translation MKTKKIIDKRRGFTLIEIMVVVVIIGLLSALVGPRLIGQSEEAKIKTTRTQIAQLEQVLGLFHLDNGFYPTTDQGLAALVKPPTTPPEPLNYKKNGYMKKVPKDAWGREFVYECPGRDGDFDLFSYGADGREGGEGPDSDITNRE, from the coding sequence ATGAAAACGAAAAAAATCATAGATAAACGGCGTGGTTTTACTCTGATTGAAATAATGGTCGTCGTTGTGATCATTGGCCTCCTTTCGGCTCTTGTCGGTCCCAGACTGATCGGACAGAGTGAAGAGGCAAAGATAAAGACTACAAGGACCCAGATAGCGCAGCTGGAACAGGTGTTGGGCCTTTTCCATCTGGACAACGGATTTTATCCTACAACAGACCAGGGTCTTGCCGCCCTTGTGAAACCGCCGACTACTCCTCCGGAACCGCTCAATTACAAAAAGAACGGTTATATGAAAAAGGTTCCCAAAGACGCCTGGGGCAGGGAATTTGTTTATGAGTGCCCTGGCCGGGACGGGGACTTCGATCTGTTTTCATACGGCGCGGACGGCCGGGAGGGCGGAGAAGGACCTGACTCAGACATAACAAACCGGGAATAG
- the mrtS gene encoding SYNERG-CTERM system CAAX-type protease, protein MDIFSDLFSYDKKSDRSRVKDVSPFRVVFEKKAIAQTLIITAFTLSMLTAVALVWPWDDLPHRRPFGLVLKLIISGLAAAVAEEIFFRGWMQPMLRKRYSAAVSIVAVNLVFAPLHLIAAPYFISLLTFFPGLIMGWLRERYGNILPSIIFHFLGNVWSIWFFPSPF, encoded by the coding sequence ATGGACATTTTTTCAGATCTTTTCTCGTATGATAAAAAATCAGACAGGAGCAGGGTGAAAGATGTTTCTCCCTTCAGAGTCGTCTTTGAAAAAAAAGCTATAGCCCAAACACTTATTATTACAGCATTTACACTATCAATGCTGACTGCAGTCGCCCTTGTGTGGCCATGGGATGACCTTCCGCACAGAAGACCGTTTGGCCTGGTATTGAAGCTGATCATCTCTGGGCTGGCCGCAGCGGTGGCAGAGGAAATATTTTTCAGGGGCTGGATGCAGCCGATGCTTAGGAAGAGGTATTCCGCAGCAGTCTCGATAGTTGCCGTAAATCTTGTGTTTGCACCTCTGCACCTTATCGCCGCCCCCTATTTTATTTCGCTTCTGACCTTCTTCCCCGGTCTTATAATGGGGTGGCTGCGCGAGAGATATGGAAATATACTGCCCTCAATAATTTTTCATTTTCTGGGGAACGTCTGGTCTATCTGGTTCTTTCCCTCGCCCTTTTAA
- a CDS encoding RidA family protein, giving the protein MKKIVPEYKIQNKGHYSPGILSNGVLYISGQLSRDPDTGEVASGGALEHAVLALANMERVLCEAGLSKADVVQCRIYISDIDMWDEVNEAYSEFFADHKPARCVVPCGKLHFGCLVEIEAVAEVPK; this is encoded by the coding sequence ATGAAAAAGATCGTTCCTGAATACAAGATCCAGAATAAAGGACATTACAGCCCCGGTATATTGTCTAACGGAGTGCTTTACATCTCGGGCCAGCTCTCAAGGGATCCCGATACTGGGGAGGTGGCTTCGGGAGGCGCCCTGGAACATGCTGTGCTTGCGCTTGCAAACATGGAAAGGGTCCTGTGTGAGGCAGGACTGTCCAAAGCAGACGTCGTACAGTGCCGAATTTATATATCTGACATAGATATGTGGGATGAAGTAAACGAGGCGTACTCAGAATTTTTTGCAGATCACAAGCCTGCAAGGTGTGTTGTTCCCTGCGGAAAGCTCCATTTCGGATGTCTTGTTGAGATAGAAGCGGTCGCGGAGGTGCCCAAATGA